A genomic window from Thiomonas arsenitoxydans includes:
- a CDS encoding N-acyl homoserine lactonase family protein, with protein MTQVLRMWPLLTATHRYDKSLSTRNRGNGQIIEAPILAYLIETTQGRILYDVGCDYRKIESKSLRERYYDPQTFAFGAPDMQEEQRLPHHLQRLGLTMADIDLVFLGHLHFDHAGGLCEICGAEVHVQHDEMEAARSGLDPAYFPDDFAGNHRWKIMQGEYDLVPGVRAISSPGHTAGHMSLWVELPRGAPVILCGDAADLEENLRDEIAPGICWQERDDQAVQSIRKLKNLAANEKAQLWPNHDLAFWKSLCQFPEFHD; from the coding sequence ATGACCCAGGTCCTCAGAATGTGGCCGCTTCTTACCGCCACCCATCGCTATGACAAGTCCCTCTCCACGCGCAATCGGGGAAATGGGCAGATCATCGAAGCGCCCATCCTTGCGTATTTGATCGAGACCACGCAGGGACGCATCCTGTACGACGTGGGCTGTGACTATCGCAAGATTGAGAGCAAGTCTCTGCGCGAGCGGTATTACGACCCGCAGACCTTCGCCTTCGGCGCACCCGACATGCAGGAGGAGCAGCGCCTGCCACATCACCTGCAACGGCTCGGCTTGACCATGGCTGACATCGACCTTGTCTTTCTCGGTCATTTGCATTTCGACCACGCCGGAGGATTGTGCGAAATCTGCGGCGCCGAGGTGCATGTGCAGCATGACGAGATGGAGGCCGCGCGCAGCGGCCTGGACCCAGCGTATTTCCCTGATGACTTTGCTGGAAATCATCGCTGGAAAATCATGCAAGGAGAGTATGACTTGGTGCCCGGTGTACGGGCGATTTCCAGCCCGGGCCACACAGCTGGTCATATGTCTCTCTGGGTCGAACTCCCGCGGGGTGCGCCTGTCATTTTGTGTGGCGATGCAGCCGATCTGGAAGAGAACCTCCGTGATGAAATCGCCCCTGGCATCTGCTGGCAGGAGCGGGACGATCAAGCCGTGCAGAGCATTCGCAAACTCAAAAACCTCGCAGCAAATGAAAAGGCCCAGCTCTGGCCCAATCACGACCTCGCGTTCTGGAAGAGCTTGTGCCAGTTCCCGGAGTTCCACGATTGA
- a CDS encoding DUF2779 domain-containing protein has product MLTKSDLMAWRQCPRMLWLHHHPPEPQTSASVPVDRRTLDGRLVGEYARRDVGEYLWPNTSGDPASDAATALAELTAAAMLPAVEMPMVRDGLYARADALLPEAAGYVLRETKASTFPLKPDKATPSSPDEHHLDDVAVQAWVLEGAGLPLARAELNLLDNQWRYPGAGDYRGLFRQLDVTDAVQQRMRAVPQWLRQARDVVDGDMPDVRMGNQCTHPHPCPYAALCQRLEPPGPEHPLSLLPDTAGKALARKLAAKGYTSLLEPRPGELVGAQAALYRRIQQAHRTGRPILAPGANTFMQRLTYPRYYFDFEGIDLPVPRWVGLRPYEQVPFQWSCHIERAPGVFEHRAFLDLSGHDPSEPCIEEMLHAIDVEDGGPILVYYATYERGRIVELAKRHPAFEDRLKRLAARLVDLHPVVKEHFYHPAMKGSFSIKKVLPVIAPDLNYGELDEVQDGTGAQVAYLQSCFDAELTPRRKAELRRNLLAYCEQDTWAMVEIGYFLEGKGRPTELRPPSFQV; this is encoded by the coding sequence GTGCTGACCAAATCCGACCTGATGGCCTGGCGCCAATGCCCGCGGATGCTGTGGCTGCATCACCATCCGCCCGAGCCGCAAACTTCTGCGTCCGTCCCCGTCGACCGCCGCACCCTCGACGGCCGTCTCGTCGGCGAGTATGCGCGTCGGGATGTCGGGGAGTACCTCTGGCCGAACACCTCCGGAGACCCGGCAAGCGATGCTGCGACCGCGTTGGCCGAACTGACCGCCGCCGCCATGCTGCCCGCCGTCGAAATGCCCATGGTGCGCGACGGCTTGTATGCCCGCGCCGATGCCTTGCTGCCGGAGGCGGCGGGCTATGTCCTGCGCGAGACCAAGGCCTCCACGTTTCCGCTGAAGCCGGACAAGGCCACCCCGAGTTCGCCGGACGAGCATCATTTGGACGATGTCGCCGTGCAGGCCTGGGTGCTGGAAGGCGCCGGCCTGCCGCTGGCGCGCGCCGAGCTCAATCTGCTGGACAACCAATGGCGGTATCCAGGCGCCGGCGACTACCGCGGCTTGTTTCGCCAACTGGACGTCACCGATGCGGTGCAACAGCGCATGCGTGCTGTTCCACAATGGCTGCGGCAGGCTCGGGATGTGGTTGACGGCGACATGCCCGACGTCCGCATGGGCAATCAATGCACCCATCCCCACCCCTGCCCTTACGCGGCGCTGTGCCAAAGGCTGGAGCCGCCCGGCCCCGAACATCCGCTGAGTTTGCTCCCCGATACGGCTGGGAAGGCCTTGGCGCGCAAGCTCGCCGCCAAGGGCTATACGTCTTTGCTGGAGCCGCGTCCCGGTGAGCTGGTCGGTGCACAGGCGGCGTTGTACCGCCGCATCCAGCAGGCCCACCGCACCGGGCGCCCTATCCTCGCCCCTGGCGCCAACACCTTCATGCAAAGGCTGACGTATCCCCGCTACTACTTCGACTTCGAAGGCATTGACCTGCCGGTGCCGCGGTGGGTCGGCTTGCGACCTTACGAGCAGGTGCCGTTCCAGTGGTCTTGCCATATCGAGCGGGCGCCCGGCGTGTTCGAGCACCGCGCCTTCCTGGACCTCAGCGGGCATGACCCCTCCGAGCCCTGCATCGAGGAGATGCTGCACGCCATCGACGTGGAGGACGGTGGCCCCATCCTGGTGTATTACGCCACGTATGAACGAGGTCGCATCGTCGAGCTGGCCAAACGCCATCCGGCCTTCGAGGACCGGCTGAAGCGACTGGCCGCGCGATTGGTCGACCTGCACCCCGTGGTCAAGGAGCATTTCTACCATCCGGCGATGAAGGGGTCGTTCTCCATCAAGAAGGTGCTGCCGGTCATCGCCCCTGACCTGAACTATGGAGAACTGGACGAGGTGCAGGACGGCACCGGCGCGCAGGTTGCCTACCTGCAGTCCTGCTTCGACGCCGAGCTGACGCCCAGGCGCAAGGCGGAGTTACGTCGCAACCTGCTGGCCTACTGCGAACAGGACACCTGGGCCATGGTCGAGATTGGGTATTTTCTGGAAGGCAAGGGCCGGCCGACCGAACTGAGGCCGCCGTCGTTCCAGGTGTGA
- a CDS encoding site-specific integrase, with amino-acid sequence MATLENRSRFRVTVRNREDLTREFPFNAPARVASHMAELRAQGFKPAVTQLEDTILVRVRQKGRAPQTFTLPSVETAEKLIRKIEEERGRGLYVDYARSHKVTVAQLMVRYLKEKVPKLKSADMLTYKLEAMLMDSGPHGKALVEEFKDWQKAHGRRVHPGSFQMRTTYGSLEWLHKPLPEVTTDDLNDFIEERLQDSEPATVDREVDIFSALFTFILDVWKYPLADSPIRGVQRPRYRNERNRRLADGEEERIFAGARAWDLERAVDATVEQLLASHPEVPEQYRSLSQKKRIEARLRKELRPVAQAQAQPGTMMQAFVAFQLMTAARRGETLGLTWAHVDLVKQTAFLPETKNGLARTLPLRAELVAMLDALPRHDERVFPMSVDKVRDAWAYILNHAHIEGLHIHDLRHEGISRVADTGQFNLVDLQAFSGHRDLRMLTRYAHLCASKMALRLDAAFATEGAHYTHKGRERLAEKANVTMAELVSNGDASTLSVNFIAATAMPTPPRSNVIAFPERRVRA; translated from the coding sequence ATGGCAACCCTGGAAAACCGCTCCCGTTTTCGCGTCACAGTCAGAAATCGCGAGGACCTCACGCGGGAGTTCCCCTTCAACGCACCAGCGCGCGTGGCCAGCCACATGGCCGAGCTGCGGGCGCAGGGATTCAAACCTGCCGTGACCCAGCTCGAAGACACCATCCTGGTGCGGGTACGGCAGAAAGGCCGCGCGCCACAAACCTTCACCCTGCCGTCGGTCGAGACAGCCGAAAAGCTCATCCGCAAAATCGAGGAGGAGCGCGGACGAGGTCTGTACGTCGACTACGCACGCTCCCACAAGGTCACGGTCGCGCAACTCATGGTTCGGTACTTGAAGGAGAAGGTGCCCAAGCTCAAGTCCGCCGACATGCTCACCTACAAGCTTGAGGCCATGCTCATGGACAGCGGCCCGCACGGAAAGGCGCTGGTCGAAGAGTTCAAGGACTGGCAAAAGGCCCATGGTCGTAGGGTGCACCCCGGCAGCTTTCAGATGCGGACAACCTATGGCAGCCTGGAATGGCTGCACAAACCTCTGCCCGAGGTCACGACCGATGACCTCAACGACTTTATTGAGGAGCGTCTGCAGGACAGCGAACCGGCCACGGTCGACCGTGAAGTCGACATCTTCAGCGCCTTGTTCACGTTCATCCTCGACGTTTGGAAATACCCTCTGGCCGACTCACCCATCAGAGGTGTCCAACGACCACGCTACCGCAACGAGCGTAACCGCCGACTCGCTGACGGTGAAGAAGAGCGCATTTTTGCCGGTGCACGGGCCTGGGACCTCGAACGCGCCGTCGATGCGACCGTCGAACAACTGCTGGCAAGCCATCCCGAGGTCCCCGAGCAGTACCGCAGCCTCTCGCAAAAGAAGCGCATCGAGGCGCGACTGCGCAAGGAATTGCGCCCGGTAGCGCAGGCTCAAGCGCAACCCGGCACCATGATGCAGGCTTTCGTTGCATTCCAGCTGATGACCGCTGCGCGGCGGGGCGAGACCCTCGGATTGACATGGGCCCATGTGGATTTGGTCAAGCAAACCGCGTTCTTGCCCGAGACCAAGAATGGCTTGGCGCGCACCTTGCCGCTGCGCGCTGAACTCGTGGCGATGCTCGACGCCCTTCCTCGCCATGACGAACGGGTGTTCCCCATGAGCGTGGACAAGGTGCGTGACGCCTGGGCTTACATCCTGAACCATGCGCACATTGAAGGGCTTCATATCCACGACTTGCGGCACGAGGGCATCAGCCGCGTCGCCGACACGGGTCAATTCAATCTGGTCGACCTACAGGCCTTCTCCGGTCATCGTGACCTTCGAATGCTCACACGGTATGCCCACCTTTGCGCATCCAAGATGGCGCTGCGACTCGATGCCGCGTTCGCTACCGAGGGTGCGCACTACACGCATAAGGGCCGTGAACGGCTTGCCGAAAAGGCGAATGTCACGATGGCGGAGCTCGTGTCAAACGGGGACGCGTCCACCTTGTCGGTGAACTTCATTGCCGCCACGGCAATGCCCACGCCACCTCGGTCGAACGTCATCGCTTTTCCGGAACGACGCGTAAGAGCCTAG
- the cynS gene encoding cyanase codes for MNRNDVTEAIITAKIAKGLNWSDVAKAVGQSKEWVTAGCLGQMTFSAEQAAVIGALFDLDAAAVKLLQVVPYKGALPTAVPTDPLIYRFYELINVYGTTFKELIHEEFGDGIMSAIDFKMDLTREPDPKGDRVHITMSGKFLPYKMY; via the coding sequence ATGAATCGCAACGACGTGACCGAGGCCATCATCACTGCCAAGATTGCCAAAGGCCTGAACTGGTCGGACGTGGCCAAGGCCGTGGGCCAGAGCAAGGAGTGGGTGACCGCCGGATGCCTGGGCCAAATGACCTTCAGTGCCGAACAGGCCGCTGTGATTGGCGCGCTGTTCGACCTCGACGCCGCGGCCGTGAAGCTGCTGCAGGTGGTGCCGTACAAAGGCGCATTGCCCACCGCCGTGCCGACCGATCCGCTGATCTACCGCTTCTACGAGCTCATCAACGTTTACGGCACGACCTTCAAGGAGCTGATCCACGAGGAGTTCGGCGACGGCATCATGAGCGCCATCGACTTCAAGATGGACCTCACCCGCGAGCCCGACCCCAAGGGCGACCGCGTGCACATCACGATGAGCGGCAAGTTTCTGCCCTACAAGATGTATTGA